A single region of the Salvelinus sp. IW2-2015 linkage group LG20, ASM291031v2, whole genome shotgun sequence genome encodes:
- the LOC111980951 gene encoding RUN domain-containing protein 3A: MESGCVRKAMAMGLTSKKASSRSVGVERKNLITVCRFSVKTLLEKYTAEPIDDSSEEFVNFAAILEHILSHRFKGPGSWFISDGQRSFWDYIRLACSKVQNNCIASIENIENISTSRAKGRAWIRVALMEKRLSEYVATALRDTRTTRRFYDDGAIILREEATVLTGMLIGLSAIDFSFCLKGEALDGKSPAVIDFTPYLKFTQSYDYLSDEDDRCSVDSSASDESVPEHPYIPLVTDEESWRNKCRKMEQRFKIVYAQKGYLEELVRLRESQLKNVETENKKLSARLEELRVQSLQEKKELESIVLELQAQLTALIPRDSSHLTKDLSIPLVNQWPSIRGYNNQGDVKLFRRRSFHSLEQLSADISLNSDSQKTDGQQNGDTGKDYTPSMLGLCGSLASLPSCKSMSSLKSSECLVNISMEPSPALSPS; the protein is encoded by the exons ATTCTCGGTGAAGACACTCCTGGAAAAGTACACAGCCGAGCCCATCGATGACTCGTCCGAGGAGTTTGTCAACTTCGCTGCAATCTTGGAACACATCCTCAGCCACCGCTTYAAAG GTCCAGGAAGCTGGTTCATCTCAGATGGCCAGCGAAGTTTCTGGGACTACATCCGGCTGGCGTGCAGCAAGGTGCAGAACAACTGCATCGCCAGCATCGAAAACATTGAGAACATCAGCACCTCACGAGCCAAG GGTCGGGCATGGATCCGTGTGGCGCTGATGGAGAAGCGTCTGTCTGAGTATGTGGCCACAGCCCTGAGGGACACACGGACAACCAG GAGGTTCTATGATGACGGAGCCATCATACTGAGAGAGGAGGCCACTGTTCTGACAGGCATGCTCATTGGCCTCAGTGCCATAGACTTCAG TTTTTGCTTGAAGGGGGAGGCGCTGGATGGSAAGTCCCCTGCAGTGATTGACTTCACACCTTACCTGAAGTTCACTCagag CTATGACTACCTGAGTGATGAGGATGACCGGTGCAGTGTGGACAGCAGTGCCAGTGACGAAAGTGTCCCAGAACACCCCTACATCCCCCTGGTCACCGATGAGGAGAGCTGGAGGAACAAGTGTCGCAAGATGGAGCAGAGGTTTAAGATCGTGTACGCCCAGAAG GGCTACCTGGAGGAGCTGGTGCGTTTGCGGGAGTCTCAGCTGAAGAACGTGGAGACTGAGAACAAGAAGCTGAGTGCCAGGCTGGAGGAGCTCAGAGTCCAGAGCCTGCAGGAGAAGAAGGAGCTGGAGTCCATCGTACTGGAGCTGCAGGCACAACT CACTGCCCTCATCCCCCGTGATTCCTCCCACCTGACTAAGGATCTGTCCATCCCTCTGGTCAACCAGTGGCCCTCCATACGAGGCTACAACAACCAGGGGGACGTCAAGCTCTTCCGCAG GAGAAGTTTCCACAGTTTGGAGCAGCTCTCAGCTGACATCAGTCTGAACTCTGATTCCCAGAAGACAGATGGGCAACAGAACGGAGATACAG GAAAAGACTACACCCCTTCTATGCTGGGTCTCTGTGgctctctggcctctctccccAGCTGTAAGTCCATGTCCAGCCTCAAGTCCAGTGAGTGTCTGGTCAACATCAGCATGGAACCCAGCCCTGCACTCTCCCCCAGCTAG
- the LOC139022696 gene encoding autotransporter adhesin UpaG-like encodes MGNSSITEGKTALSLGNTTIKRGKTKLTVGNSSITRGKKTTSLGASTIASAKTKLTMGNASFSRGTTTTSFRKAFFAKRKTL; translated from the coding sequence ATGGGCAACAGCAGCATCACCGAGGGGAAGACGGCCCTCTCCCTGGGAAACACCACTATCAAGAGGGGCAAGACCAAGCTCACTGTGGGCAACTCGTCTATCACCAGGGGCAAGAAGACCACTTCYCTGGGCGCCTCCACCATCGCCAGTGCCAAGACCAAGCTCACTATGGGCAATGCCTCCTTCAGCAGGGGCACCACCACCACCTCGTTTCGAAAAGCCTTTTTCGCCAAACGCAAGACCCTCTAG